One segment of Paenibacillus sp. FSL R7-0337 DNA contains the following:
- a CDS encoding HXXEE domain-containing protein: protein MMSFLQLHIDLTSLLWLLPVCFMFHDFEEILTVEAWGKKRGQSVTSSVSPALRKRIAPMMGVTTRNFAMDVLFVYILIVGVTFVAVFLEFYWPYLAVLAVFLLHVFTHLAQTIVLKLFTPGVVTAVLIAFPYSLYAFYRLLHDGVVSEADMGWSLLLMLILTPPLVWGLMKKRTRHKQSQE, encoded by the coding sequence ATGATGAGCTTTCTTCAATTACATATTGACCTAACAAGCTTGCTATGGCTGCTGCCTGTCTGCTTTATGTTTCATGATTTTGAAGAAATTCTTACAGTTGAGGCATGGGGAAAGAAGCGCGGACAGTCTGTTACCTCATCAGTTTCCCCCGCTTTGCGAAAGCGTATTGCGCCAATGATGGGCGTAACCACCAGGAATTTTGCTATGGATGTGCTCTTCGTGTATATTCTCATAGTAGGGGTAACCTTCGTTGCGGTATTTTTAGAGTTCTACTGGCCCTACTTAGCAGTCCTCGCTGTGTTTCTGCTGCATGTCTTCACACATTTGGCACAAACTATTGTTCTGAAGCTGTTCACCCCGGGTGTAGTGACAGCGGTGCTTATAGCATTTCCGTATTCTTTGTATGCTTTTTACCGCCTGCTGCATGATGGTGTTGTTAGTGAAGCTGACATGGGGTGGTCACTGCTGCTCATGTTGATTCTAACACCGCCGCTTGTATGGGGGTTGATGAAGAAGAGGACAAGGCATAAGCAGAGCCAGGAATGA
- a CDS encoding ABC transporter ATP-binding protein yields the protein MERLLEVKDLAISFRTRGGEVQAIRGVSFHVNKGETLAIVGESGSGKSVTSQAVMKLVPQPAGEYKRGQILFDGQDLIGKNEKQMQKIRGKEIGMIFQDPMTSLNPMMKVGRQITEVLFKHENITKDAAYKRGVELLNLVGIPSPERRFQQYPHEFSGGMRQRVVIAMALAANPKLLIADEPTTALDVTIQAQILDLMKDLQKKIDTAIIFITHDLGVVARMADRVAVMYAGQIVEMGTAEEIFYDPRHPYTWGLLASMPSLESKGSMLTAIPGTPPDLIKPPKGDAFALRSTYAMAIDMEKEPPMYKVSDSHLVKSWLMHPMAPAVEPPDVVKKQRRVLSNAYPEPVLVGNSSDY from the coding sequence ATGGAGCGCCTTTTAGAGGTAAAAGACCTGGCTATATCATTCAGAACACGCGGAGGAGAAGTTCAAGCAATCCGTGGTGTCAGCTTTCATGTAAATAAAGGGGAGACACTGGCGATTGTTGGCGAATCCGGTTCCGGTAAGAGCGTAACCTCGCAAGCCGTCATGAAGCTGGTTCCTCAGCCTGCGGGCGAATATAAGCGTGGACAGATTCTGTTCGATGGACAAGATCTGATCGGCAAGAATGAGAAGCAGATGCAAAAAATCCGCGGCAAAGAAATCGGAATGATCTTCCAGGATCCGATGACTTCACTCAACCCGATGATGAAGGTTGGCCGGCAGATTACGGAAGTGCTGTTCAAGCACGAGAATATCACGAAGGATGCTGCCTACAAACGTGGTGTTGAATTGCTTAATCTGGTAGGGATTCCGTCACCGGAACGCCGTTTCCAGCAGTATCCGCATGAATTCAGCGGCGGGATGCGCCAACGTGTTGTAATTGCTATGGCACTGGCTGCTAACCCTAAGCTCCTGATTGCCGATGAACCGACAACCGCGCTTGACGTAACTATTCAGGCACAGATCCTTGATCTGATGAAGGACCTGCAGAAGAAGATTGATACAGCGATCATTTTCATCACCCATGACCTTGGGGTTGTGGCGAGAATGGCTGATCGTGTAGCTGTTATGTATGCCGGTCAGATCGTTGAAATGGGTACCGCAGAAGAGATCTTCTACGATCCAAGACATCCGTACACATGGGGCCTGCTGGCTTCCATGCCAAGTCTGGAGAGCAAAGGCTCGATGCTTACAGCTATCCCGGGCACACCTCCCGACCTAATTAAGCCTCCTAAGGGAGATGCCTTTGCCCTGCGCAGCACGTATGCAATGGCAATCGACATGGAGAAGGAACCGCCAATGTACAAGGTATCGGACTCCCACCTTGTGAAGTCCTGGCTGATGCATCCGATGGCACCAGCGGTAGAGCCGCCGGATGTCGTGAAGAAGCAGCGTCGAGTGTTGAGCAATGCTTATCCAGAGCCAGTACTTGTCGGCAATAGCAGCGATTACTAA